tctgataaagtttttgtttttttccctacccatctcatctcttgaaagcacataatattaatatttctcctaatcatcacttccatagctttgcctgttaatattcctatgttccatgacccaatccttaatctatgattttgattttggctttgactttgaatttaattttgattttgttttttattttggactagcttctttaccctgcatccgtccaagcaaatgcgaggacccttgctcatttgtcactacatctaGGCGCCGATGCAGCAGCCCTAGCTCACTTAACACTACATGCTGGCAGTGTAGCGCCTCGCTATAAAGGGTTACGCCCCAAcggtttttcataatttgtctagagttcatgttttggatccgaccaGGTTTTACGTTGACTgatacaataaaataattatatcataaatTGTAAACAAATAATACAATGTTTCAACGTTTTAGACTTACTTTGTGAAACAGggctcttttctctttttctatatAACAAGgtttataataaaattcaaCAAAGGAGAATGAATGCTAGAAGTTAGTCATAACTTACACTTGATTACGTGTGGAATAATCGTGACAGAATCCTAGGTTGTAAGTAGTAgtaagatgaaaaaaaaaaaaaaagaaagaaaaaactttgATGATAATATTTTATGGAAAAGGTGCCTacttgttataaaaaataatgagaataaatgataccctaatttatcttttattttatatctttcctctactttacacttttctcaaatttatgatatatattttttgagttcTTTTTCTGTTCTTAAATGTTTTCTTgttgtaaaaaaaatagattaaaaaatgGTGCTCTTCATATTGCAAAACAAGTCACTTTCAAAATTTCCAGCTATTGATtccatttgttttgaaatgtttcATTGGAAATATTAGGGTCCTCTTTAGTTAAAATAAACTTTTCTCTTGACAGCATTATCTggtaatttaatttcagttagcatattatctctattttttctaaCATTTATGCTCTGTTTCAAAGTGCAAGGGCACTTTGTGCTTCTTGCTTCCCACTTAAGCTCTAGAAGGCCTTTGTGCATGAGTGCACTTAGAGCCTTTAAAAACACTGATTTGGAAAATGCTTCTAATTGTTAAATCTTGAAAACTATTGTCTTTAATACGGCCTCCttgcaaagcaagggtaaggcaGCATACAGAGACAACCCTCACAAAGTGAGTCTCATGCATTGGGGCACCTTTTTTGTTATCCTACCAACAATTGACTATTTATATAACCTTGTATTTAACTATATCTGGGCATATTAGAAACTGGTGCTGCATGACTAAGTAGGGAGATAATATATGCATCTTTCAGCTTCAATTGGCTTTTTTGACCTCCAGATCAACTGGAGTTGTGTATATACATAAGATTGCTTTTAACTTCCAATGGTGGCATTAGCTGGTCACTTGAAATTTCttgtattataataattttatgcaGATGATATTGTATGTGCTTCACTTGTCTAACTGTAACACCATGGGTCCTCACCCAAAAGTGCTTGGTGAAAGTGACTTTTGGGCACATGGGACCAAGTAATATACCCAAGACCTCCTCAGTCTACCAATCTGGATTGGATCGTGACAAACTCCTCTCCTTCAATACCTAGCGCCCTCACCAAGCTAGAAATCCCATATCGATCAATTTGACCTAAGTTAGATTAAAAAAACTTTTCTAGCCTACACCCACATGGTAGTGGTCCTAGGTTAGTATTGATATCACTTGTAACACCACGGGTCCTCAGCCAAAAGTCCTAGCTAAAGGTGACTTATGAGCTCATGGGAGCAAATAAGATACCTAGAACACCCGTAATAGACTGGTAACGTGGGATTAGTTTGTGACACTAACCTAGGAAAATTACCATTCTTGATAATGGCCATGCATGTAGCAACCCGTATAACTATTTATCTGGAAATCAGATGTGGCAGCCATGTAGGAGCTGTTTAGTTGTAGAAAAAAACTCCAGTTTTCTAGAAAATTActttacaaaaatgaaaaattagaaaacttgttcaaatacaaaatatttctaaatagaaaatggagatttggaaaaacACAGTTCTCCAAAATTGATTTGAACTTGGAAAACCTCTAAAATaggttttccaattttttcgTACTAATTTGGACATTTGTAAAATGCTCTTTCCACAAAATTTTTCCCAGATcattccttctccttctctaacacaagttacaattacacaaaagaaaacttctccatttctctctttttcttacATATGTTCTAATTTTCTCAATTAGAAATTAGTTTTTTGCACTCCTAATATTTGAAtgcgtttttaaaattttctattgaaaatgaaaactagaaattttatagaaaatcgGAAAACATTTCCCATAACTCTTTTGCCCTATTTCATTCTCAGCATAATCATTTTGCTTTTAAAAATCTATGACGCCTTCCCTGTTATTTGGAACCTCTTTAGTTAGCCTATGTTTCTTGAGGTCCTTATAGAGGATAACAAACGAGTTAATATCATCTATATGGATTCATATTCTTCCAGTAACTGCTCTTAAAAAATTCAGTACCCTTGTTAAGGAATGAGCTAGTATATAAACAAGAAAACCAGAGAAACCTCCTGCTCTTTGGAATTCTCCAAGCTTTCACATATTGTTGAAGTTAtatgatttttcttattttctgcaAGAAATAGTCATTGCCAAGATGAAACTCATGGTGTTTCAAACCTTTTGTGGCTATTTTCTGCCCTGAGTTTCCAAGCTGTCTTGAATATGTGGCAGCCATTCTAATAAAGTAAATTGGTGGGCTTTGAACTGCAAATTCCTGCATGACTTGAAAACATAGATTTGTCTTTTAGTTTTTCGTAAGCCATAAATTAGCTTGTCTAGCTCCAAATAGCTGCAGCCAATTGAAGAGACAGATGATGCTTACAAGCAAAACATTCCATTTGCTGAATGACTTAGAATCTCCTCCATATCTTTATTTGCAGGACAATTCCCTTTGCTTGGAACCTCATAACAGCAGGGTACATTGAACCATCTGTACATGGGGTATGTGTTGTTGGTGTGCTGTATTACTTTTTTGTCCCTGTAGAAATGCAATTGCctaatttttcctttcttttatccTTATAGATGATCTTATTTCCttagtatttgttaaaaataagaaaaatattattcctaAAGCAGTTTTGGAAGTTGCATTGTTTTCCAGGTGATCATCAGCACACTCGGTCTCCTTTTCATCGGAAAGCTGCTTGAACCCATTTGGGGTTCTAGGGAGTTCCTGAAGTTTATCTTTATAGTTAACTTCTTGACTTCCCTATGTGTCTTTGTTACAGTTATTTCCTTGTACTATACAACAAGACAGGAAAGTTACCTGTAAGTTATATCATTCCTTGATTTTCCAGAAAGATGGTTCTagaattctttttcctttttgttgtgAACTATTGCTTTTCTGATACCTGTTTCTAAAATCAACTAGCTTTCCAATTGTAAAGTGGAAACATCctgaaaaaggaaaatgtttaCACATTCTCTTTCATGAGCACAGGCACGAACATACGCTCGTGCGCACACACATAATATGTgagaaaaaaaagatgaagtaattggaaagaaaaattaacCCACAAAGTCAGAAGTACACTTGCATACTACAATATCACCACCTATTATTCTGAATCTGTAATCCCCTGCCACTGTCTTTTCCTCCCGGCGTGAAATGCATATAGGGCATATTGATTCTTGTgaatattttgagtattttgggTCCTAACAGGtaaattcttattctcttcttgttgctcTTTTGGTAGTTACATGCCCCTTTCCGGCTTCCATGGGATCCTTGCAGGATTCTTAGTTGGCATTAAGCAAATCATACCTGATCAGGAGTTGTCCATATTGAGATTAAAAGCCAAGGtatgatatatttaataaattattggtTAAGGTTTGCACCTTCAGGATATAAAATTGAAAGGTCAGTTGAGAACATTCCCTaactccctttccctttctcttgtGGCTTCATATCTGGGTCTATGCAGTGGCTACCTTCTCTAACACTGTTGGTGTCTGCTATTATAAGTGTCTCTTTGGGAGATTCATCTACATATCTTCCAACACTAATATTTGGCACATATATGAGTTGGATTTACCTAAGATATCTGCAGAGGAAACCAGAAACAAAACTTAAGGGTGATCCAAGCGATGAatttgcattttccacattctTCCCTGAATTTTTAAGGTACTTTGGTGTATTCTGCTATATCTGTTCGCAAAATGACACCTTGCAGCTTCTGTCGTATTACTCTCTCATTCTCTATATGTTTTGATGGATTTTGCCAGACCAGTAATTGACCCTGTGGCTTCAATATTTCACCGGATGCTATGTGGAAGATCTGAAACTTCGAATGAGGCCAGGGGTTATACTTTGGGTGGTGCCCCATTGCCTGGTTCTGACTCCATTGAGGCTTCTAGGAGGAGGTAATGTTCAGTATTGTTATCTGGTAATACTAAACATCTTGTCTTGCTTGTGGCAGTAGTGCAGAATTTTAGTTGCTGTTGTGTCattgtgtttaaaaaaaattactcagACAACTAGTTGTTTTGCTGAAACACAATCGTTAcgtacctcttttttttttttttttttttgcattgtttttttttttttttttgttttcttttttcctgaATAAACATCCTCTCttggtttattttttccttGACAAATAGGTGCACCACATTTGACCTGTTAGCTTATGGTTCTAATGTCAAATATTCTCTTATTTGAGAAATATAACAAGTTCAATATTGCAGTTaagataataaagaaaaatgacataTTAACCAAAATTATGGCCTTTGATAGAGTGGACAGGAGCAAAAAGATTCTAGTAAAGATGGCCAGCCCCCACATGTTGTGAAAAGACTTGCCTTTCccaaaaaataagtaaaaaaagtCACATAATCAAAACAAGATAGGGTTGTCTTGGAAGAATTATGAAGCAGGTTGCAATTATTGTTCGCAGTCCGTGGCAAGATGCATCATCGTGCCATGTTGGGATTGATCAGCTAGAGTTCATGGCAAGATGTAGTGTTATTATGCCTTGCTCCAGGTGATTTTAGCAAGATGATGATGAAGGtattaataatgttattttagtATGTCAGGTATTGAAAGGTAAATATTgcattctttctctttctaaccTAAAGAGGAGCCAGATTCATCTGCTGAAAGTGCTAGGATGATCTTAAAAGAAGTAATAACAATAATCTGAAGGATGTCTTGAATGCCCTTGTACCTTTATCTGAATTTTCAAAGGCGGTAAATTATGTTGTTTGACTATATGTAATGAGTCTTGAGTTTGGTGGGAAACTCTTACCTATGATATAAgctataaaagttttattgaaaataaggGACATGCATAGAAAAAAAGATTGGCGAGCTAAAATTCAAATAACCGATCTCTCATACTGGATTaaggtttgatatgttgttgaatATACTAATGACTGCAGGGAAAGGGGTGCTCGAGCACTGGAAGAAAGATTAGCTGGAGAGAGTTTGACTGCTGCAAAGAATGCAGAAGAATTGTCGCATGACGGCCCAGAAAATGTTTAGGTCCTGAAAACTCTTTTAACTTTCAATATCTGAAACAGATCTCTCGTGCACTGTTTGTGGGATGAAGGCTCTCTGGATTCTGGTGGAAAGTTTTGTCATGTGTTTGCCTTAGAACTTAGATCATCTATCATTCACTTGGTACAGAATATAGCTTTCTTTTCTTGTGGTTACTTCAACGGTGAAATTCTTCACATATGCCTTTGTccatcataatatatataatctcaaCAGAAATGGAAGGTAATGTTGAACGTGTTTTCTTCATGTGGTGAATCTGCATTTGGGAATTGGGATTTTTGGAAGCAAGATAAATGTTTTAgggtaaatttcattttgatcccTTTGGCGTTTTGGACAATTTTCACGTGGACTTTATAAATAGTTTACTTTTAATGTTTAAGAAGATTtatgtgttttcttttttctaaaaagACCACCTCTGTTGACCCATTAGCCTCAATGAATTGTTCGTGTTAGgtttgaattatgaaaagttaaaataagTGATATAAGTTTGAAGTCTCAAAAATAAAACCATAGCCATAGGTATAGTCAATGGGTggttaattatttgaaaattcccACTTTTACCGTGATTTaaattatgcattaattttttttttcaatattaggactagatttttaatttattttaaatttatattgtcatttatcttttattaaaatatttggttaaaattataacaatctTAGACTGGATTACGTAGCATCAACATTACacaagaaatttataaaaaagaacaaaaaaatactattggtaCAT
The sequence above is a segment of the Diospyros lotus cultivar Yz01 chromosome 7, ASM1463336v1, whole genome shotgun sequence genome. Coding sequences within it:
- the LOC127806807 gene encoding rhomboid-like protein 19, yielding MSAPAISGGTSSFGGFTRLCKGLAVVLIGGHIVVQILPSAVTYLALIPARTIPFAWNLITAGYIEPSVHGVIISTLGLLFIGKLLEPIWGSREFLKFIFIVNFLTSLCVFVTVISLYYTTRQESYLYMPLSGFHGILAGFLVGIKQIIPDQELSILRLKAKWLPSLTLLVSAIISVSLGDSSTYLPTLIFGTYMSWIYLRYLQRKPETKLKGDPSDEFAFSTFFPEFLRPVIDPVASIFHRMLCGRSETSNEARGYTLGGAPLPGSDSIEASRRRERGARALEERLAGESLTAAKNAEELSHDGPENV